Part of the Borreliella afzelii genome, TTGAACAGATAAATAAGCTTATGTCTAATAAGGAAGAAATAGTTCTTAAGGAATATGGTCTTAATAAAAAGATTGTAAAGGGGAAGTTGTCTAATCGCAATGTTATGGTTGTTGATTGTGGGGTTGGCAAGGTTAATATTGGTGCTTGGATGGGCTATATTTTGTCAAAATACAAGATAAGTCATATAATTAATTCTGGAGTTGCTGGTGGTGTGTTGTTAGTGATAAATATAAAAATATTAAAGTGGGTGATGTGGTAGTATCTTCAGAAGTTGCATATCATGATGTTGATTTAACTAAATTCGGACACAAGGTGGGGCAGCTCATGGGATTTCCCCAAAAATTTAGTGCCGATAAGAATTTGATTAAAAAGGCTAGAGAAGCTATTAAATTAAAGGTTGGAGATGCTAATACATTCAGGATTAATATTAACAGGAGATCAGTTTATTGACCCAATTTATATCAAAAAATTTTAAAAAACTTTAAATATGTAATAGCTGTTGAGATGGAAGGTGCAGCAGTAGGGCATGTTTCTCATATATTTAATGTACCTTTTATAGTTATTAGGTCTATATGTGATATTGTAAATAAAGAGAAAAATGAAGTTGAATATAATAAATTTTTTGAATTGGCTGCTTTTAATTCAGCGAAAGTTGTACAAGAAATTTAAAGAATTCTTTAAGAAATATATAATTTCCGTAGTTTTCATAATTTTCAATTATGCGTAAAAAAAGACATTTTTTATATATATTTATAAATTTGCATTGTATTACATGTGTAATTATCCCCTACTTCTTTGGTATTTACACGATATTCAGATTATTTTTATTGATTATATTAGCTTAATTACTATGTTGCAGAATAATATTTCTCGTTTTAAGTAAGTTGCATTGTGGGTCGTATTATATTGCACTTGCTTTTAGGGTTTGAAATTTTAATAATAGTTCTATCTCAAGTTGGTCATAAGTGCAGAAGGTGGAGAGAAGAGAAAGTCCAGTTTAACAACTTTAAGGGAGTTATGCTCGTTAGAGCAGGATATGCTGACATTATAATTTTTTACATTAAGATAGTTAGGAGTGTAACAGGAATAATAATACTTTAAGTGATTATACTAAAGTGAAAGTATAGGAAGTTTTGTTAAAGATGGGAGTGGACTTATTAGTATTCTAACTATGGACTTTCTACTCAAGTTTACGAAATTTATAGATAAAGAACAATGGAATATATGTGTGTTGATAAAGCTTATAAGCATAGAATATATCCTAATACTAATCAAAAGAAATACTTTTTAAAAGTATTTCTAGGGTGTATTATTTTTGTATAACAAAAAATATATAGTTATATTAAGAGCGTAAATTATGAAAAATATTAGTTTAGAAAGTTTAGTAAAAAATCTTAAAAAATAGATTTCAATTAGGAAAGAATTTTTTTAGAAATTGTGATATTAGTA contains:
- a CDS encoding phosphorylase family protein translates to MDYELEQINKLMSNKEEIVLKEYGLNKKIVKGKLSNRNVMVVDCGVGKVNIGAWMGYILSKYKISHIINSGVAGGVLLVINIKILKWVMW